A single Bacillota bacterium DNA region contains:
- a CDS encoding NAD/NADP octopine/nopaline dehydrogenase family protein, with protein sequence MDEAQVAGGVAGIAGMPRVVVAGGGHGAHVLVATLALRTSLEVVWYLPYRDEADRVMRAMAGSPGGLTVVSSAGECMVDRGRVVVTRDPRMASSAMAVLLVAPAFAHESLLEGLSPWLSPGTMVGAIPARGGFEYQVKELAGRVPGMVAFGLQTLPWACRLEVYGCRVRVLGAKARVLLGSRPQAAAPRVASILSAWLGVPVVAGGGLTAMTLANTGQILHPGLMYVHIRRLGDRALAAQEVPLFYQEAGEEGAALLASMSAEVMELRDALARAFGGLLDLGGVVDVYTWLKDAYVGQIDDQSSLLQALASNRAYRGIRLPVVEVAEGRYRPDLNSRYLTEDVPFGLVVTRGLAELAGVATPVIDGVLTEVGAWMGVVWLREGRLSPEGVARSRAPQRYGVKTLAEALAGEFEPIAGKLEPDVREAVGR encoded by the coding sequence GTGGATGAGGCACAAGTCGCTGGCGGGGTAGCCGGGATCGCAGGCATGCCGCGGGTGGTGGTGGCGGGGGGCGGACACGGGGCCCATGTCCTCGTCGCGACGTTGGCCCTGCGCACGTCCCTGGAAGTGGTGTGGTACCTCCCTTACCGGGACGAAGCCGATAGGGTTATGCGGGCCATGGCCGGGTCCCCGGGCGGGCTTACCGTAGTGTCTTCGGCGGGGGAATGCATGGTAGACCGGGGCCGGGTGGTGGTGACCCGTGACCCCCGGATGGCATCCAGCGCCATGGCCGTATTGCTGGTGGCGCCTGCCTTTGCCCACGAGAGTTTGCTGGAGGGTCTTTCGCCTTGGTTGAGCCCCGGCACCATGGTGGGGGCGATTCCGGCCCGGGGCGGGTTCGAGTACCAGGTGAAGGAGCTCGCCGGCAGAGTTCCAGGGATGGTCGCCTTCGGGTTGCAGACCCTGCCCTGGGCGTGCCGGCTCGAAGTCTACGGTTGCCGGGTGAGGGTGCTGGGGGCAAAGGCGCGCGTCCTGCTTGGTAGTCGTCCGCAGGCAGCGGCTCCCCGGGTAGCCAGTATCCTCAGCGCGTGGCTGGGAGTGCCTGTCGTGGCGGGGGGAGGCCTCACCGCCATGACCCTGGCGAATACCGGGCAAATCCTGCATCCCGGGCTCATGTACGTCCACATACGGCGGCTTGGGGACCGGGCTCTGGCAGCGCAGGAGGTCCCTCTGTTTTACCAGGAGGCGGGAGAAGAAGGAGCAGCCTTGCTCGCCTCCATGAGCGCCGAGGTAATGGAGTTGCGGGACGCCCTGGCCCGTGCCTTCGGTGGCCTGCTGGACCTGGGTGGCGTGGTGGACGTTTACACCTGGTTGAAAGATGCTTACGTGGGCCAAATAGACGACCAGTCCAGCTTGCTGCAGGCCTTGGCCAGCAACCGGGCCTACCGGGGGATCCGCCTGCCGGTGGTTGAGGTGGCCGAGGGGAGGTACCGGCCGGATCTGAACTCGAGGTACCTCACGGAGGATGTGCCCTTCGGGCTGGTGGTGACCAGGGGGCTGGCGGAGTTGGCGGGGGTGGCGACCCCCGTCATCGACGGGGTGCTCACAGAAGTGGGGGCATGGATGGGCGTGGTCTGGCTGCGGGAAGGCAGGCTGTCACCCGAGGGGGTGGCCCGCAGCCGGGCTCCGCAGCGTTATGGAGTGAAAACGCTGGCTGAGGCACTGGCGGGTGAGTTTGAGCCGATCGCCGGGAAACTCGAGCCAGATGTTCGGGAGGCAGTTGGGCGATGA